A single region of the Aeromonas hydrophila subsp. hydrophila ATCC 7966 genome encodes:
- the lpxH gene encoding UDP-2,3-diacylglucosamine diphosphatase, producing the protein MSTLFISDIHLCAQRPDMTAALVRFLAHDAPGADALYVLGDLFEFWIGDDDPNPLHGEVADAFAALSQQGVPLYFIHGNRDFLLGQAFAKRAGMTLLGDPCVIELYGERVVLSHGDLLCTLDEGYQKFRRITQLKWLRWLFLRLPLARRQAIAHKMRGQSQMENAHKSQTIMDVTPAAVDQMLRQHDCRMMIHGHTHRPAIHDFQLDGAPARRIVLGDWFEQGSVLICRPGEQRLEQHALI; encoded by the coding sequence ATGAGCACCCTCTTTATCAGCGACATTCACCTGTGTGCCCAGCGGCCCGACATGACCGCCGCCTTGGTGCGCTTTCTGGCGCACGACGCCCCCGGCGCCGATGCCCTCTACGTGTTGGGCGATCTGTTTGAATTCTGGATTGGCGACGATGATCCCAATCCCCTCCACGGCGAGGTGGCCGACGCCTTTGCGGCCCTGAGCCAGCAGGGGGTGCCCCTCTACTTCATTCATGGCAACCGCGACTTCTTGCTGGGCCAGGCCTTTGCCAAGCGCGCCGGCATGACATTGCTGGGGGATCCGTGCGTCATCGAGCTCTACGGCGAGCGGGTGGTGCTGAGCCACGGCGATCTGCTCTGCACCCTGGATGAGGGCTACCAGAAGTTTCGCCGCATCACCCAGCTCAAATGGCTGCGCTGGCTGTTCCTGCGCCTGCCGCTCGCGCGCCGCCAGGCCATCGCCCACAAGATGCGCGGCCAGAGCCAGATGGAAAATGCCCACAAGAGCCAGACCATCATGGACGTGACCCCGGCGGCGGTGGACCAGATGCTGCGCCAGCACGACTGCCGGATGATGATCCACGGCCACACCCACAGACCGGCCATCCACGACTTCCAACTCGATGGCGCGCCTGCCCGGCGCATCGTGCTGGGGGACTGGTTCGAGCAGGGCTCGGTGCTGATCTGCC
- a CDS encoding peptidylprolyl isomerase: MVTLHTNHGDITLTLNAEKAPETVANFLQYCRDGHYDNTIFHRVIDGFMIQGGGYAPGFEEKDTRAPIKNEAANGLSNKVGTIAMARTMEPHSASAQFFINVNNNDFLDFKSATTQGFGYCVFGEVTAGMDVVNKIKGVKTGNYGRIHQDVPTEDVVITKVTLAE, from the coding sequence ATGGTCACTCTGCACACCAATCACGGCGACATCACCCTCACCCTGAACGCTGAAAAAGCCCCGGAAACCGTGGCCAACTTCCTGCAATACTGCCGTGACGGTCACTACGACAACACCATCTTCCACCGCGTCATCGACGGCTTCATGATCCAGGGCGGCGGCTATGCCCCGGGCTTCGAAGAGAAAGACACCCGCGCCCCCATCAAGAACGAAGCGGCCAACGGCCTGTCCAACAAGGTCGGCACCATCGCCATGGCCCGCACCATGGAGCCGCACTCTGCCAGCGCCCAGTTCTTCATCAACGTGAACAACAACGACTTCCTCGACTTCAAATCCGCCACCACCCAGGGCTTCGGCTACTGCGTGTTCGGTGAAGTGACCGCCGGCATGGACGTGGTCAACAAGATCAAGGGCGTCAAGACCGGCAACTACGGCCGCATCCACCAGGACGTGCCGACCGAAGACGTGGTGATCACCAAGGTGACCCTTGCCGAGTGA
- the cysS gene encoding cysteine--tRNA ligase: MLKIYNTLTRQKEEFKPIHPGKVGMYVCGVTIYDHCHIGHGRTFVAFDVVARYLRYSGYQLNYVRNVTDVDDKIIKRAAETGVTCDDLTARLIGDMHADFDALGMVRPDVEPRATQHIGEIIELVQSLLDKEHAYVADNGDVMFIVDSYADYGKLSGQDLEQLQAGARVDVVDAKRNPLDFVLWKMSKPGEPTWDSPWGPGRPGWHIECSAMNSKHLGNHFDIHGGGSDLQFPHHENEIAQSCCAHGGDYVNTWMHSGMVMVDKEKMSKSLGNFFTIRDVLAHYDAETVRYFLMSGHYRSQLNYSEDNLKQARAALERMYTALRDLPAAAAAGGDEQVARFKEAMDDDFNTPEAYSALFDLVREINRQKGEDMAVAAALGARLRELGAVLGILQQDPEAFLKGDEADEEVAEIEQLIAQRNQARADKNWAAADAARNRLTEMGIVLEDSAGKTSWRRA; the protein is encoded by the coding sequence ATGCTGAAGATATACAACACACTCACTCGTCAAAAAGAAGAATTCAAACCTATCCACCCGGGCAAGGTGGGCATGTATGTGTGTGGCGTCACTATCTACGATCACTGTCATATCGGCCATGGCCGCACCTTCGTCGCCTTCGACGTCGTGGCCCGTTACCTGCGCTACAGCGGCTATCAGCTCAACTACGTGCGCAACGTCACGGACGTGGACGACAAGATCATCAAGCGTGCCGCCGAAACCGGCGTCACCTGTGACGATCTGACCGCGCGCCTGATCGGCGACATGCACGCCGACTTCGATGCCCTCGGCATGGTGCGCCCGGACGTCGAGCCGCGCGCCACCCAGCACATCGGCGAGATCATCGAGCTGGTGCAATCCCTGCTGGATAAAGAGCACGCCTACGTGGCGGACAACGGCGACGTGATGTTCATCGTCGACTCCTACGCCGACTACGGCAAGCTCTCCGGCCAGGATCTGGAGCAACTGCAGGCCGGCGCCCGCGTTGACGTGGTGGATGCCAAGCGCAATCCGCTCGACTTCGTGCTGTGGAAGATGTCCAAGCCGGGCGAGCCGACCTGGGACAGCCCCTGGGGCCCGGGCCGTCCTGGCTGGCACATCGAGTGCTCCGCCATGAACTCCAAGCACCTTGGCAACCACTTCGACATCCACGGCGGCGGCTCCGATCTGCAGTTCCCGCACCACGAGAACGAGATTGCCCAGTCCTGCTGCGCCCACGGTGGCGACTACGTCAACACCTGGATGCACAGCGGCATGGTGATGGTGGATAAAGAGAAGATGTCCAAATCCCTTGGCAACTTCTTCACCATCCGTGACGTGCTGGCCCACTACGATGCCGAAACTGTCCGTTACTTCCTGATGTCTGGCCACTACCGCAGCCAGCTCAACTACTCGGAAGATAACCTGAAGCAGGCCCGCGCCGCGCTGGAGCGTATGTACACCGCCCTGCGCGATCTGCCGGCTGCTGCTGCGGCCGGTGGCGACGAGCAGGTGGCTCGCTTCAAGGAAGCAATGGACGATGACTTCAACACCCCGGAAGCCTACTCCGCCCTGTTCGACCTGGTGCGCGAGATCAACCGCCAGAAGGGTGAAGACATGGCCGTTGCTGCCGCGCTGGGCGCCCGCCTGCGTGAGCTGGGTGCCGTGCTCGGCATCCTGCAGCAAGACCCCGAAGCCTTCTTGAAGGGTGACGAAGCGGATGAAGAGGTTGCCGAAATCGAGCAACTGATCGCCCAGCGCAATCAGGCCCGTGCCGACAAGAACTGGGCTGCTGCCGATGCCGCCCGCAACCGTCTCACCGAGATGGGCATTGTGCTGGAAGACAGCGCCGGCAAGACCAGCTGGCGCCGTGCCTAA
- a CDS encoding HD domain-containing protein: MQFDKELLGKILDPIHGIIRLSELEIKFIDHPLFQRLRNIKQNTFLYKVFPSAMHSRFEHSLGVMHLSYEILKNLNLNSYRYQNKYSDGRIFNNIEDLPLKNIRELRLAALLHDLGHGPMSHQFDSFMCKKEDLSEHLGQDFSDIFKIISSGATIDHEHMSAIFIKIIYNSLNDELRNLIDINNVISIIESKYKNNRIIVSFGDKSLDILPLFTSIISSCPIDADRMDYLLRDSYFSGVKCGIYDYNRLFMSIVPVIDNNKVFLAYKESGIDSIVEFINARSSLFGQVYYHKTNRAFSAMLGNVCEISKESTSGETLSLFKLEEPDAANPESKLEQLEAFYLDNSDDFFLNEQLPSFVEESKHHELGKKILNDIINRNPWSKKYESKIYPKNLKITDITKKEFVSKLKCDLLELISKTIPKYHFSIDIMTDNAFKDIDKTEIKLLRKNLHGSYDIKKLSESGDKLDKYQSIKYLIRIFIYKEYEGYVSNDLISEIEMLKNNIAHEHFEL; the protein is encoded by the coding sequence ATGCAATTTGATAAAGAATTACTTGGTAAAATATTAGACCCAATTCATGGCATAATCCGCTTAAGCGAATTGGAAATAAAATTCATTGATCACCCTCTATTTCAGAGGCTAAGAAATATAAAGCAGAATACTTTTTTATATAAAGTTTTTCCTTCAGCAATGCATAGTAGGTTTGAACACTCTCTCGGCGTTATGCATCTATCATATGAAATATTAAAGAATTTAAATTTAAATTCATATAGATATCAAAATAAGTATAGTGATGGTAGAATTTTTAATAATATTGAGGACCTTCCTTTAAAGAATATTCGGGAGCTGAGATTGGCAGCTCTATTACATGATCTTGGCCATGGTCCAATGTCTCATCAGTTTGATTCATTTATGTGCAAAAAAGAGGATTTATCAGAACATCTTGGACAGGACTTTAGTGATATTTTCAAGATTATTTCCAGTGGTGCCACCATTGACCATGAGCATATGTCTGCGATCTTCATAAAAATTATTTATAATAGCTTGAATGATGAGTTACGCAACTTAATAGATATTAACAATGTTATTAGTATAATCGAGAGCAAATATAAAAATAATAGAATTATAGTAAGTTTTGGTGATAAAAGCTTAGACATCCTCCCTCTATTTACATCTATAATATCATCCTGCCCTATTGATGCTGACCGAATGGATTATCTTCTAAGGGACAGTTATTTTTCCGGTGTGAAATGTGGTATCTATGATTACAATAGGCTCTTTATGTCTATTGTACCTGTTATAGATAATAACAAAGTGTTTTTGGCATATAAAGAAAGTGGAATTGACTCTATTGTTGAGTTTATAAATGCTAGATCAAGTCTATTTGGGCAAGTTTATTACCACAAAACAAATAGAGCATTTTCAGCAATGTTAGGCAATGTTTGTGAAATATCAAAAGAAAGTACATCTGGAGAGACTTTGAGCCTATTTAAACTTGAGGAACCAGATGCGGCTAACCCAGAGAGTAAGTTGGAACAACTAGAGGCCTTTTATTTAGATAATTCAGATGACTTTTTTTTAAATGAACAGCTGCCAAGCTTCGTTGAGGAAAGTAAACACCATGAACTTGGCAAAAAAATACTCAACGATATTATAAATAGAAATCCTTGGTCAAAAAAATACGAATCTAAAATATACCCGAAAAACTTAAAAATAACAGACATCACAAAGAAAGAATTCGTATCAAAACTCAAGTGTGATTTACTTGAATTAATTTCAAAGACTATCCCTAAATATCATTTTTCTATAGACATAATGACTGACAATGCATTCAAAGATATAGATAAGACAGAAATAAAACTTCTAAGGAAAAATTTACATGGAAGCTATGATATTAAAAAGCTATCCGAAAGTGGTGACAAACTCGACAAGTATCAGTCAATTAAATATTTAATTAGAATATTTATATATAAAGAATACGAAGGTTATGTATCGAATGATTTAATATCAGAAATTGAAATGCTGAAGAATAATATTGCACATGAACATTTCGAGTTATAA
- a CDS encoding DUF4269 domain-containing protein, giving the protein MPSDLCLLRDELTAAPAAVFPSAKAGPIDWRRLDYLAHGNPRQRSAHALLTAGVWDALAAQCSDLALVSTVAIGLDRPGSDLDIVCRHPDPAAFAAALAAQGWQVAQKGADIWLAEQTVTGADGHPWPLELYLTPDPLERLNGWRHLSLMTALLEQFGATFYHQVLRLRLEEGLKGEAAMCHLLGLAGDPYAALLTLEGGELAPLAWQPGAMSPLSTSTSSHLNRAQRTFS; this is encoded by the coding sequence TTGCCGAGTGATCTCTGCCTTCTGCGAGATGAACTGACTGCGGCCCCGGCCGCAGTTTTTCCATCTGCGAAGGCCGGCCCCATCGACTGGCGCCGTCTCGATTACCTGGCCCACGGCAACCCGCGCCAACGCTCGGCCCATGCCCTGCTCACCGCCGGGGTGTGGGATGCGCTGGCAGCCCAGTGCAGCGATCTGGCGCTGGTGAGCACGGTCGCCATCGGGCTCGACAGGCCCGGCAGCGATCTCGACATCGTCTGCCGCCACCCGGACCCGGCCGCGTTTGCCGCGGCGCTAGCCGCCCAAGGCTGGCAGGTTGCGCAAAAGGGCGCTGACATCTGGCTCGCCGAGCAGACCGTCACCGGCGCCGATGGCCACCCTTGGCCCCTTGAGCTCTACCTCACCCCGGATCCCCTCGAGCGCCTCAACGGCTGGCGCCACCTCAGCCTGATGACCGCCCTGCTTGAGCAGTTCGGTGCAACGTTTTATCACCAAGTGCTGCGCCTGCGCCTCGAGGAAGGGCTCAAAGGAGAGGCCGCCATGTGCCACTTGCTGGGCCTTGCCGGCGACCCGTATGCCGCGCTGCTCACCCTGGAGGGCGGCGAGCTTGCCCCACTGGCGTGGCAGCCGGGGGCGATGAGCCCCCTTTCTACCTCTACTTCCAGCCACCTCAACAGGGCCCAGCGCACTTTCTCATGA